A section of the Paenibacillus odorifer genome encodes:
- a CDS encoding iron-sulfur cluster biosynthesis family protein yields MMIQVTPLAERKLKERLGDQPGFFKLFYDTVGCGCDGINVLLIVSEVEQGDSRIETNSLPFIVSRQQEIFYEDKMRLDAEERFSSYKLVSDSQIYGNNIMVRDMRNVSTIQGF; encoded by the coding sequence ATGATGATTCAAGTTACACCTCTCGCAGAAAGGAAGTTGAAGGAAAGGCTTGGAGATCAGCCAGGATTTTTCAAGCTCTTTTATGATACGGTAGGCTGCGGGTGTGACGGAATTAATGTGTTACTGATTGTTTCAGAAGTGGAGCAAGGCGATTCTAGGATAGAGACGAATTCTCTTCCCTTTATCGTAAGCCGGCAACAGGAAATCTTTTATGAAGACAAGATGCGACTCGATGCAGAGGAACGTTTCTCTTCCTATAAGCTGGTCAGTGATTCTCAGATTTATGGCAACAATATCATGGTAAGAGATATGCGCAACGTAAGTACAATTCAAGGATTTTAA
- a CDS encoding beta-class carbonic anhydrase: MSHVSEIINFNKSFVENKDYEAYLTSRYPDKKMLIITCMDTRLVELLPKAMNFKNGDVKIIKNAGAVISQPFGSVMRSVMVALYELDAEEVIVVGHYECGMASLNADHMINSIKERGVSEEVLSTLENSGIKLTKWLRGFDNVEEGVIQTVDLIKRHPLLPPNVPIHGMIIDPATGALELVADGYK, translated from the coding sequence ATGAGCCACGTATCAGAAATTATTAACTTTAATAAAAGTTTTGTAGAGAATAAGGACTATGAAGCTTATTTAACCAGTCGTTATCCTGACAAAAAAATGCTGATCATCACCTGTATGGACACTAGACTCGTTGAATTATTGCCGAAAGCCATGAATTTCAAAAACGGTGATGTCAAAATTATCAAAAATGCTGGTGCGGTTATTTCTCAGCCTTTCGGTAGTGTTATGCGTAGTGTAATGGTAGCTCTATATGAACTAGATGCTGAAGAAGTAATCGTGGTTGGACACTATGAATGCGGTATGGCCTCCCTCAATGCGGACCATATGATCAATTCCATTAAAGAACGTGGCGTATCTGAAGAAGTGCTGTCTACACTGGAAAATTCCGGAATCAAACTTACAAAATGGCTGCGTGGGTTTGACAATGTCGAAGAAGGGGTAATTCAGACTGTGGACCTGATTAAACGTCATCCACTGCTTCCCCCTAATGTACCTATCCATGGCATGATCATCGATCCAGCAACCGGAGCGCTTGAGCTTGTCGCTGATGGGTATAAGTAA
- a CDS encoding YxcD family protein, with protein sequence MVLSMDEIINALCLHMAERKAVRPEDVQVELSWEEDTGYSAEVWVQGRSQFLVESNMIEAILRYMLSEYGVRAYREDVRLDLDEEITAIVNTGN encoded by the coding sequence ATCGTTCTAAGCATGGATGAGATCATCAATGCCCTCTGTCTGCACATGGCGGAACGAAAGGCTGTTCGCCCAGAGGATGTTCAGGTAGAACTGAGCTGGGAAGAAGATACCGGTTACTCTGCAGAGGTTTGGGTACAGGGCCGCAGTCAATTTCTAGTGGAGTCCAATATGATTGAAGCGATCCTGCGTTACATGCTCAGCGAATATGGTGTTCGCGCCTATCGTGAAGATGTAAGACTGGACCTGGATGAGGAAATCACAGCGATTGTAAATACAGGGAACTAA
- a CDS encoding S66 family peptidase codes for MIRYPFLKKNATIGVTAPSSGVGIQNAELLTLASSRLKSQGFNVIIGETAWKQDKAKSAPANVRGHEFNEMINDDGIDALIPPWGGELLIEALEYIDFDALQDKWIVGYSDISVLLLAVTLTTGLATAHGANLIDLRGEYSDDTTALWQAVLETPVGESIVQHSSLKYQREWQHDVPSPCVFHLTEETYWKSLTTDAVTMKGRLLGGCIDVIRHLIGTPYGKLQHFQQEMIHDEPIVWYLENCELNTADLRRSLVQMKLAGWFENCSGIMFGRSPANRPVDNYTAEDIYAELSEELKVPIVYDIDCGHVPPQVTFINGAYAEIEVADGVGTVKQYFYE; via the coding sequence ATGATTAGATACCCTTTTTTGAAAAAAAATGCGACGATAGGCGTTACAGCACCTTCATCTGGAGTAGGCATTCAAAATGCAGAACTTCTTACACTGGCCTCCAGCCGGTTGAAGTCGCAAGGATTTAATGTCATTATCGGCGAAACGGCATGGAAGCAAGATAAGGCTAAATCTGCACCAGCCAATGTTCGTGGTCATGAGTTTAATGAGATGATCAATGATGACGGAATCGATGCCCTTATTCCGCCTTGGGGCGGGGAATTGTTAATTGAAGCTCTGGAATATATTGATTTTGATGCTTTGCAGGACAAATGGATCGTGGGATATTCAGATATAAGCGTCTTGCTGCTTGCGGTCACGCTGACAACCGGTCTGGCTACTGCCCACGGAGCGAATCTCATTGATTTACGGGGAGAGTATTCAGATGATACTACAGCCCTCTGGCAGGCGGTTCTAGAGACACCAGTGGGTGAGTCCATTGTCCAGCATTCATCTCTTAAATATCAGCGGGAATGGCAACATGATGTGCCTTCGCCATGCGTTTTTCATTTGACAGAGGAGACCTATTGGAAGTCTCTAACTACAGATGCTGTAACGATGAAAGGACGTCTGTTGGGTGGTTGTATAGATGTAATTAGGCATTTAATCGGCACGCCCTATGGAAAGCTCCAGCATTTTCAGCAAGAAATGATTCATGACGAACCTATAGTTTGGTATTTGGAAAATTGTGAATTGAACACAGCGGATTTACGCAGATCTTTAGTGCAGATGAAGCTGGCAGGGTGGTTTGAGAATTGTTCGGGGATTATGTTTGGCAGAAGTCCAGCTAATCGGCCTGTGGATAACTATACTGCCGAGGATATCTATGCTGAACTTTCTGAAGAGCTTAAGGTACCGATCGTTTATGATATCGATTGTGGTCATGTCCCGCCGCAGGTTACTTTTATTAATGGAGCTTATGCAGAAATTGAAGTGGCAGATGGAGTAGGGACGGTAAAGCAATATTTCTATGAATAG
- a CDS encoding Asp23/Gls24 family envelope stress response protein has protein sequence MNEGTEQGLIHISDDVVTSIVGQVVLDTPGIAGMSGSSISDNWAKRLSGKNVKKGMSVEVKEVDVAIDLQVIVNYGCVIQEVCYMLQQNVRNAVENMMGLSLVSVNVKVEKVALPF, from the coding sequence ATGAATGAAGGAACGGAGCAAGGACTAATTCATATTTCAGATGATGTGGTGACTTCGATCGTCGGGCAAGTGGTTCTGGACACACCGGGTATTGCCGGCATGTCAGGAAGCAGTATCTCGGACAACTGGGCTAAACGTCTAAGCGGTAAAAATGTAAAAAAAGGAATGTCCGTTGAAGTAAAAGAAGTGGATGTTGCCATCGATCTTCAGGTCATAGTTAATTACGGATGTGTGATTCAAGAGGTCTGCTATATGCTACAGCAAAATGTAAGAAATGCTGTTGAAAATATGATGGGACTGTCTCTAGTTTCCGTAAATGTTAAGGTTGAGAAGGTCGCTCTGCCATTCTAA
- a CDS encoding AI-2E family transporter — MAKLNNFIRVCLAILLVLGIVFLGSRVDFLFTPILSLFSVIIVPLMLAGFFYYLLRPLIDTLEKYKLNRSLAIIIVYVVILVLLFAFIIGVWPSLRTQLVNFVDNMPNLIASLNQQLLKLEDNEFLSALIPADANPASTLTDYLNKGFTLLTNYVSGLFSFVSNFAIILFTFPIMLFYMLKEGGKFGRKIVSFFPKKYREEGTTMMTEIDSALSGFIVGRVLVNLALGVLMYIGFLIIGLQYALLLTVIAVVMNFVPFIGAILSSIPIFIIGFIQSPSIAVWSIIIVLVAQQIQDNLIAPYIFGKKLDIHPLTTIILVLVGGDLGGIIAILLIIPLYMIVKIVLTKAYYLFVKQRRVEIEVEESPDIS; from the coding sequence ATGGCTAAACTGAACAATTTCATCAGAGTTTGTCTAGCGATCCTTTTAGTGTTAGGCATTGTATTTTTAGGCTCACGCGTAGATTTTTTATTCACACCGATCCTGTCTTTGTTCAGTGTCATTATAGTGCCTTTAATGCTGGCGGGTTTCTTTTATTACCTGCTGCGGCCACTGATCGATACCTTGGAGAAATATAAGCTGAATCGTTCTTTGGCGATTATCATCGTATATGTAGTTATTTTAGTGCTTCTGTTTGCTTTTATTATCGGTGTTTGGCCTTCACTTCGCACACAATTAGTTAATTTCGTCGATAATATGCCGAATCTCATTGCCTCCTTGAATCAACAGCTTTTGAAACTAGAAGATAATGAATTTCTGTCTGCGTTGATCCCTGCTGATGCGAATCCAGCCTCCACATTGACGGATTATTTGAATAAAGGGTTTACGCTGTTAACGAATTACGTTTCAGGACTGTTCTCTTTTGTTTCGAATTTTGCGATCATTTTATTCACCTTTCCGATTATGTTATTCTACATGCTTAAGGAAGGTGGGAAATTCGGACGTAAGATTGTAAGTTTCTTCCCAAAGAAGTATCGTGAAGAAGGAACTACAATGATGACTGAAATCGACAGTGCGCTTAGTGGCTTTATCGTGGGCCGGGTGCTTGTTAATTTAGCCTTAGGCGTTCTGATGTATATTGGTTTCCTTATTATCGGCCTGCAATATGCATTGCTGTTGACTGTAATCGCAGTTGTGATGAACTTCGTGCCTTTTATTGGTGCGATACTGTCTAGTATCCCTATTTTCATCATCGGATTCATTCAATCGCCGTCTATAGCCGTCTGGTCCATCATCATTGTTCTGGTAGCGCAGCAGATACAGGATAATTTAATCGCTCCCTACATCTTTGGGAAAAAGCTCGATATTCATCCACTGACAACGATTATCCTGGTATTAGTTGGCGGTGATTTAGGCGGGATCATAGCGATATTGCTGATTATTCCGCTGTATATGATTGTTAAAATCGTCTTGACCAAGGCCTATTATTTGTTTGTCAAGCAACGCCGGGTAGAGATAGAGGTAGAGGAGAGTCCTGATATCTCTTAA
- a CDS encoding sensor histidine kinase, which produces MKRLWSNRDQRPLQSSLTLDFLLFICILFFLVIVYYLFINLDVTHIFEKNKIADPDLKVEASAYRDNLEHGIETKRLLRSGGWIEVLDQDMKVTKVVGEKKDGVTQYTSNQLLKSLENGEDQAYFYSLTTLNAQSESEWLLLKLPREAITITINSDPFVAYFNHSLSYYVFLGVGMILLLIIVYSYWVARRIRKPLRIITLGLKQMIQGNYDTRIALYAEKEFSQIGETFNYMADVIEKTTKEKRQAEESKKRMMVDLSHDLKTPITSIQGFAQALVEGRGEDEERQKRYLSYIYNKSSQVTKLIQNMLELLKIDSPDFLLRMERQELGEFIREIIADTYGEIEQKNFVLHLNVPEEDVFLNFDAELLSSVVHNLISNALIYNPPGTHLRVEVIPLEKEVTIEIADTGVGIPEELWSTMFDPFVRGDKARTASGGTGLGLSIAMKNTEKMGGTLHLSRRKKEPTVFTIRIPK; this is translated from the coding sequence TTGAAGCGCCTATGGAGCAATAGAGATCAACGACCTTTACAATCATCGCTGACGCTGGATTTTTTGTTGTTTATCTGTATTTTGTTTTTTCTCGTGATTGTATATTATTTGTTTATTAATCTTGATGTGACCCATATTTTTGAAAAAAATAAAATCGCTGATCCTGATTTGAAGGTGGAAGCTAGTGCTTATCGAGATAATCTGGAGCATGGGATAGAAACCAAACGTCTTCTGCGTAGCGGGGGATGGATCGAGGTCTTGGATCAAGACATGAAGGTCACCAAGGTTGTTGGAGAAAAAAAAGACGGTGTAACCCAATATACCAGTAACCAGCTTTTAAAAAGTTTGGAAAATGGAGAAGATCAAGCTTACTTTTACTCGTTGACCACGCTAAATGCTCAGAGCGAATCGGAGTGGCTGCTGCTGAAGCTGCCGCGGGAAGCTATCACCATCACCATTAATAGTGATCCCTTCGTGGCCTACTTTAATCATTCGCTTTCATACTACGTCTTTTTGGGTGTGGGAATGATTCTTTTGCTAATTATCGTGTACAGTTATTGGGTGGCGCGGCGAATCAGGAAACCACTGCGTATCATCACGCTTGGGCTGAAGCAGATGATTCAGGGGAATTATGATACTCGAATCGCTTTATATGCAGAGAAGGAATTTTCGCAAATTGGAGAGACTTTTAATTATATGGCAGACGTAATTGAAAAGACGACCAAAGAAAAACGCCAGGCAGAGGAAAGTAAGAAACGGATGATGGTTGATCTGTCCCATGATCTGAAGACGCCGATAACGAGTATACAGGGCTTTGCACAGGCGCTTGTAGAGGGTAGAGGCGAGGATGAAGAACGCCAAAAAAGATATTTAAGCTATATTTATAATAAATCCTCACAAGTTACTAAGCTGATTCAGAACATGCTGGAGCTGTTAAAAATAGATTCACCGGATTTCTTGCTACGAATGGAGCGTCAAGAACTGGGCGAATTTATTCGTGAAATCATTGCAGATACCTACGGAGAGATTGAACAAAAGAACTTTGTTTTGCATCTAAATGTTCCCGAAGAGGATGTGTTCTTGAACTTTGATGCGGAGCTGCTCTCGAGTGTGGTTCATAATTTGATCTCCAATGCACTGATCTATAATCCTCCAGGTACACATTTGCGTGTGGAGGTGATCCCTTTGGAGAAAGAAGTCACGATTGAAATCGCTGATACTGGAGTGGGTATTCCAGAAGAGCTGTGGTCCACAATGTTTGATCCGTTTGTTCGGGGAGATAAAGCGCGGACAGCTTCGGGAGGAACAGGGCTAGGTCTCTCGATAGCTATGAAAAATACAGAGAAAATGGGGGGTACGCTTCATCTCAGTCGCCGAAAGAAGGAACCTACGGTGTTCACCATCCGGATTCCGAAATAA
- a CDS encoding response regulator transcription factor, which yields MMYTILIADDEAEIVELLRLYLEKEYNILEANSGTEALTQVQNHKVDLAILDIMMPGLDGLQLLKKIREVHHFPVLFLSAKSEHHDKILGLELGADDYISKPFNPLEIVARVGALLRRVHHFDAQVVEEKEAEQIVLGELMLDQSQCLLYRSGEPVVLTSTEYKILELMMKQPGRVFTRKKIYEAVWEDFYVYEDNSIMVHISNIREKIEEDSKKPVYLKTIRGLGYKIEAPMEQ from the coding sequence ATCATGTATACAATATTGATCGCTGATGATGAAGCAGAAATTGTGGAATTGCTAAGATTATATTTAGAGAAAGAGTACAACATTTTGGAAGCGAACAGTGGGACTGAAGCCTTAACGCAGGTGCAGAACCATAAGGTTGATTTGGCAATACTAGATATTATGATGCCGGGTCTGGATGGACTGCAATTATTGAAAAAGATCCGCGAGGTGCATCATTTTCCAGTGTTATTTTTATCCGCCAAAAGCGAACATCATGACAAGATTCTGGGTCTTGAACTAGGAGCCGACGATTATATTTCCAAACCGTTTAATCCATTAGAAATAGTAGCCCGTGTTGGAGCACTGCTGCGGCGTGTACATCATTTCGATGCGCAAGTCGTTGAGGAAAAAGAAGCTGAACAGATTGTATTAGGTGAATTAATGCTGGATCAAAGCCAGTGTCTGCTCTATCGTTCTGGTGAACCTGTGGTGCTTACTTCTACCGAGTACAAAATTTTGGAACTAATGATGAAGCAGCCTGGACGAGTATTTACACGCAAAAAAATATATGAGGCCGTGTGGGAAGATTTCTATGTGTACGAAGATAATAGTATCATGGTACATATCAGCAATATCCGGGAAAAAATTGAGGAAGACTCCAAAAAGCCAGTATATTTAAAGACTATTAGAGGGCTGGGATACAAAATTGAAGCGCCTATGGAGCAATAG